GTTCCGCCGCGCCTCCGAAGAGGGCCTGATCGACCTCGAGGCGAGCCTGCACGTCGGCACCCGCGGCCCGCTCTACAGCAAGCAGGACCTCCGCGACGATGAGCGCCTCGGCTTTGCGATCATCTCGAGCGACGAGATCGAGAACGAGGGCGTGCCCGCCGCGATCGAGCGGATGCGCACCCGGCTCGGCGACCGGCCCGTGTACCTCTCGATCGACATCGACGTGCTCGACCCGGCGCACGCGCCCGGCACCGGCACGCCCGAGGCCGGTGGCATGACGAGCCGCGAGCTGCTGCGGATGATCCGCCAGTTCTCGGACTTCAACCTCGTCGGCGCCGACGTCGTCGAGGTGTCGCCGCCCTACGACCACGCGCAGATCACCGCGGTGAGTGCCTCGCACGTCGCCTACGAAATCGTGAGCGCCATGGCGGCCCGCCCGTAGCAAGCTAGCGCATAACAAAGCAGCCACGAACAGTGCGGCCCTCGTCTCGACCAGAGGCGAGGGCCGCACCGCTTTCTGCGCTTGACGCACGTGCAGGGCCAGCTTCCGGACGCGTTGTGGATACGTAGCTGTCCACAGCTCTCCTCCATGCCACGCCGCCTTCGGCGGCTCGAGAGGCAGGCTGCCGCCATGCACGACGATCTCGACGCCTATCTCAACCGCAAGCACCAGGTTATCGCGACCGAGGAACTCCATGCCCTTGGCTACGATCGGCACACCATCGGTAAGTTCGTCGCGACTGGGCGGTTAAAGAAGCAGCAACGCGGCTGGTACCGCCTGCCCACAACGCCGCTCACGATGTTCGGGCGTGCCCGGATCGCCGGCGGCGCCGTCACTTGCCTCAGCGCGCTGCAGCACCTCGGCTTTTGGACACCGGAGTTCAACGAACTGCATCTGCACGTGGGCGCCTACGGACTTGGTGAAACGTGGCACCATCTGCCCACGCTCGACCTCCCCGAAGACGCCCTCGACAGCCACGAGGGCATCTTGCTGTGCGCCCAGGACTGCTGTGAACTCGACGAACTCGTGGCGATCCTCGACGAGATGGCCAGGCGCGAACTCGACGTCACGGCGCTTGATGCGCACCCGCTCGCGAAAGAGAAGCTGCAGCGCGCCATCGCGTTGTCGGGGCATCGCGCCGACTCGGCGCTCGAGTCACTCGTGCGGGTGCGGCTTGACCAACTCGGCATCAAGCACCGTCGGCATGTGAAGGTGGGGGTGTTCGAGCTCGACTTTCTCATCGGCGACTACCTCGCCGTCGAGTGCGACGGCTTCGCCTACCATTCGAATCAAGCTGATGTGATCCGCGATCGCAAGAAGGACCGCTACTTCGAGTCGCTCGGCTACTCGATGCTGCGGTTCACGTACTGGGACATCATCGAACGCTGGGACGAGTGCGAGTTGCAGATCCTCGCGATGGTCCGCGCCGAACGGCACCGTTACCCGTCGTCGCGCCGAGTCGCCCCCTTCGCCGTCTAACCCAAAGGACTGTCGAGACGAAGCTCACGGATCGACTCGGGTCGACACACGTGGCGCGCAAGGCAAGGAAGAGCGACGCGCAGTGTCGTTGGGTCGAATTATCGCGTGTTCTGGCGCGCCACTGCGAAGAACTGCGGCCTCGTGAGGCCGGTGACCTCGGGAAACACGGACGAACGCCGAGATTTTGGGGGTTTGAACGGGCTGAGCCCGTTCAAACCCCCAAAATCTCGGCGTTCGTCCAAGAATCTGCGCGGCACTCGGGCCCTGACGCACGAAATGCTGCTCAAACTCGGCCGCCCGGAAACCGGTCGGCGATGGCACTCGGGAACCCACGCCACAGCGTCCGTATTCAGGCGGCGTCAAGCGCGCAGAGAGCGCGAGCGGCCAGACTCGCAGCGAAGCCACTAGCGGTTGCGCCAACCATGAGCAGTAGACAGCACATGACTCGCCACAACGCTATTCACGGCTCCCAAACGCGAATGGTCGCGCCGGGGAACCGGCGCGACCATTCGCGTTGGCGCGAGCAGCGCTAGCTGAACCAGATGCCGAGCTCGCGCTCGGCCGAGAGCGTCGAGTCGGAGCCGTGCACGATGTTCTCGATGACGGCCTTGCCCCAGTCGCGGCCGAGGTCGCCGCGGATCGTGCCGGGCGCGGCAGTCGTCGGGTTGGTCGCGCCGGCGAGCGAGCGGAAGCCCTCGACGACGCCGTTGCCCTCGACGCGCACGGCGACGGTCGGGCCCGACATCATGAACTCGACGAGCGGCTCGAAGAACGGCTTGCCCACGTGCTCCTCATAGTGCTCGGTGAGCAGCTCGCGAGTCGCGCTCACGTAGCGCAGGTCGGTGACGACGTACCCCTTGCGCTCAATGCGGGCGATTACTTCGCCAATGAGGTTGCGGCGAACGCCATCGGGCTTCACGAGAACGAGGGTCTGTTCGGTCATTCCTGCTCCTATTCGTTGCAGCGGATATCGCTGTCGACGTTAGTCGGTGGTGGTTGCGGCGCGCGGGGCGCCAGTGTCGTCAAGCGGGGCGCCGGTTTCGTCAATCTCGCCCGCCGCGAGGGCGCGTTCGAACTCGGCGATGACGGGCGCCCGCTCAGCATCGATCTTGCCGCCGCGGATCATGCAGAACAGCCAGACGGCCAAGAACAGCCCGCCCACGACGAACACGATGGGGTCGAGGAAGCCGCCGAGCGTGAGCACGATCTGCAGCGCGAGCACGTACCAGCGGCCCCAGCTGAACCGCAGGAAGTACACGCCGGCAATGAAGGCGAGCACAAACACGGCTCCGCCGCCGAGCGCGATGCCGGCGGGCAGCGCCCGCAGCCCGAACAGTGCGAGCGCGACGAGCGCGACCGAGATCACCTCGAACGCGATGAGAATCGAGCCAAGCTGCTCGGTGACGGTGCGATACCTCCGCGCCACGCCTACTCCCCCGCGTCTTCCGGCGGCAACTTCCAGCCGCCCTCGTGGGCGAGCGTGTACGCCTCGCCGATGAGCGTGATCGAGCCGGTTACGAGCACGCCGGCTGACTGCGGCAGGCCGTGGTCGTCCTCGCCGAGTTCGAACGTCGCGGCCTCGGCGCGCGCCTGCAGCAGCGCATCCTCAGAGCGGTCGATGACGCGCACCTGCTTCTGCTCGGCGAGCTCCTCGCCGAGCACGTCGCGCACCATCTCGGCAAGATCGTAGGCGTCGATCGCGCGCGGCGAGTCGGATTGCGTCACGATGATGCGGTCGGCGATCGCCGCGAGCGGGCGCACGATGCCCTCGACGTTCTTGTCCTCGAGCACCGCGAGCACGAGCGTGAGTTGGTCGAAGGCGTACGTCTCGGTAACGGCCTGCGCGAGGTGCGCGGCTCCGTGCGGGTTGTGCGCGGCATCAATAATGACGGCCGGGGATGCGCCAACCAGCTCGAGCCGGCCGGGCGAGAGAGCCTCGGCGATGCCTGCCTCGACGTTCTCGGCGAGCAGCTCGCGCTCGCCGCCAAAGAATGCCTCGACCGCCGCGAGCGCGAGCGCCGCGTTGTGGGCCTGGTAGTCGCCCGCAATCGCGAGCGGCAGGTCGTCGTACTGCCCAGAGAGGCCCCGCACCGAGATGAGTCGGCCGCCGACTGCCATGTGATCGGCGGTCACAGCGAAGTCGGTGGGTTCGACGTAGAGCTTGGCCTCGAGCCGCTCGGCGGCCGCGGCGATTTCGGCGGCGGCCTCGGCAGGCTGCGCGGCCGACACGACCGAGGCGCCGGGCTTGATAATGCCCGACTTCGTGCGCGCGATCTCAGCGACGGTCGAGCCAAGCCGGCCGACGTGGTCGAGCGAGATCGGCGTGAACACCGAGACCGCACCGTCGGCAACGTTCGTCGAGTCCCACTCGCCGCCCATGCCGACCTCGACGACGGCGACGTCGACCGGTGCATCTGCGAAGCACGCGAACGCGAGCACGGTGAGGGCCTCGAACAACGTCAGCCGAACCTCGCCGGCCTCTTCGAGCTCGGCGTCGACGATCGAGAGGAACGGCTCGATGTCGCGCCAGTTCGCGACGAGTCGTTCGTCGGAAATCGGTGCGCCGTCAATGCCGATGCGCTCATTGAGCCGCACGAGGTGCGGGCTCGTGAGCACGCCGGTGCGCAGCCCGTGGGCGCGCAGCAGCGACTCGGTGATGCGCGCGGTCGACGACTTGCCGTTCGTGCCGGTGACGTGAATCATCGGCCACGCGCGGTGAATGTCGCCGAGCAGCTCGCACGCGCGGCGCGTGGGCGCGAGCCGCGGCTGCGGCTGGCCCTCGCCGACGCGCTCCATGAGCTCGTCGAACACGGCGTCGGCTTCCTCGCGCCAGTCGGTTTGCTCGAGTCGGCGGCGCTCCTCGGCCTCGCGGTCGCTGAGGCGCACCTCCTCGGCGGCAAAGTCGTCGGCGAAGTCGGTGTCGAAGTCGAGGCCGTCGTCGAACGGCGCCCCGCCGAGCAGCTTCGCGATGTCTTCGGCGGTCAGTTCTTCTTCGGGGAGGTTGTCGTCGGACTCGTCGCGATTGCGGTCATCGCTCATGCCTTCTCCAGTTCAATCTCGAGGGCGCCGTAGCTGTGCGCCACGGATGCGCGCGCCGGGTCGGGCGCGGCGCCGCCAGTGATCTCCAGGCTAGTAGCGAGCGTCTCGCCCGCGAGCAGATCGCGGTTCGCCTCGAGCGAAGCCACCGACGCGTCGTCGGCGCGCAGGCGCAGGCGGATGCGGTCGCTCACCTCGAGCCCGGCGGCCTTGCGGGCATCCTGCACCGCGCGCACGGCGTCGCGGGCCGTGCCCTCGGCCGCGAGCTCGCCGGTCACTTCGGCGTCGAGCACGAGGATGCCACCGTTCGGCAGCAGCCCGAGCACGTCGGTGCCCTGCGAGTCGGCGACCTGGAGGTCAACCTCGTACTCGTTCGGCTCAAGCGCGATGCCGCCGGCGACGACGTTGCCCCCGTCATCCTGTTGCCAGTCACCCGACTTCGAGCCCTTGATGGCCTGCTGCACGAGCTTGCCGATGCGGGGTCCTGCGGCGCGTGCGTTCACGCGCAGCACGCGCGAGACGCCGTAGGCAGCAGCGGCCTCGTCGGTGCGCGGCTGCAGCAGCACCTCGCGCACGTTGAGCTCGTCGGCGACGATCGACGCAAAGCCCTCGAGCTCGCCGGCGCGCTCGGTGAGCACGGTGAGGCGGTGCAGCGGCAGGCGCACGCGCAGCTGGTGCTGCTTGCGCAGGGCCTGGCCGGCCGAGACGATCTCGCGCACCGCATCCATCGACGACACGAGCTCGACGTCGGCGGGGAACGCCTCGGCGTCGGGCCAGTCTTCGAGGTGCACCGAGCGACCGCCCGTGAGCCCCTGCCAGATCGTCTCGGTGACGAACGGCGCGAGCGGCGCGGCGACGCGGCAGAGCGTCTCGAGCACGGTGTAGAG
The Gulosibacter sediminis genome window above contains:
- a CDS encoding DUF4233 domain-containing protein; the protein is MARRYRTVTEQLGSILIAFEVISVALVALALFGLRALPAGIALGGGAVFVLAFIAGVYFLRFSWGRWYVLALQIVLTLGGFLDPIVFVVGGLFLAVWLFCMIRGGKIDAERAPVIAEFERALAAGEIDETGAPLDDTGAPRAATTTD
- the ndk gene encoding nucleoside-diphosphate kinase, which translates into the protein MTEQTLVLVKPDGVRRNLIGEVIARIERKGYVVTDLRYVSATRELLTEHYEEHVGKPFFEPLVEFMMSGPTVAVRVEGNGVVEGFRSLAGATNPTTAAPGTIRGDLGRDWGKAVIENIVHGSDSTLSAERELGIWFS
- a CDS encoding bifunctional folylpolyglutamate synthase/dihydrofolate synthase, encoding MSDDRNRDESDDNLPEEELTAEDIAKLLGGAPFDDGLDFDTDFADDFAAEEVRLSDREAEERRRLEQTDWREEADAVFDELMERVGEGQPQPRLAPTRRACELLGDIHRAWPMIHVTGTNGKSSTARITESLLRAHGLRTGVLTSPHLVRLNERIGIDGAPISDERLVANWRDIEPFLSIVDAELEEAGEVRLTLFEALTVLAFACFADAPVDVAVVEVGMGGEWDSTNVADGAVSVFTPISLDHVGRLGSTVAEIARTKSGIIKPGASVVSAAQPAEAAAEIAAAAERLEAKLYVEPTDFAVTADHMAVGGRLISVRGLSGQYDDLPLAIAGDYQAHNAALALAAVEAFFGGERELLAENVEAGIAEALSPGRLELVGASPAVIIDAAHNPHGAAHLAQAVTETYAFDQLTLVLAVLEDKNVEGIVRPLAAIADRIIVTQSDSPRAIDAYDLAEMVRDVLGEELAEQKQVRVIDRSEDALLQARAEAATFELGEDDHGLPQSAGVLVTGSITLIGEAYTLAHEGGWKLPPEDAGE
- a CDS encoding DUF559 domain-containing protein translates to MHDDLDAYLNRKHQVIATEELHALGYDRHTIGKFVATGRLKKQQRGWYRLPTTPLTMFGRARIAGGAVTCLSALQHLGFWTPEFNELHLHVGAYGLGETWHHLPTLDLPEDALDSHEGILLCAQDCCELDELVAILDEMARRELDVTALDAHPLAKEKLQRAIALSGHRADSALESLVRVRLDQLGIKHRRHVKVGVFELDFLIGDYLAVECDGFAYHSNQADVIRDRKKDRYFESLGYSMLRFTYWDIIERWDECELQILAMVRAERHRYPSSRRVAPFAV